A single window of Leifsonia poae DNA harbors:
- a CDS encoding ABC transporter permease subunit: MLILLAGCKSIPTHLYEAARLDGAGSVKRLFYITLPLLTPSSSSWWS, translated from the coding sequence ATGCTTATCCTGCTGGCCGGCTGCAAATCGATCCCGACGCACCTCTACGAGGCGGCGCGCCTCGACGGCGCCGGATCCGTCAAACGACTCTTCTACATCACCCTCCCGCTTCTGACACCGTCATCTTCTTCGTGGTGGTCCTGA
- a CDS encoding alpha-amylase family glycosyl hydrolase, whose amino-acid sequence MEASGRVTAELERISALGADILYLTPVQRSVASAASDQSEARYAIQDYRRIDPEQGTDGDFDEW is encoded by the coding sequence ATGGAAGCCTCCGGGCGGGTCACGGCAGAGCTCGAGCGCATCAGCGCCCTCGGGGCCGACATCCTCTATCTCACCCCGGTCCAGCGATCGGTCGCGAGCGCCGCATCGGATCAGTCGGAAGCCCGTTACGCGATCCAGGACTACCGGCGGATCGACCCGGAGCAGGGCACCGACGGCGACTTCGACGAGTGGTGA